One region of Cygnus atratus isolate AKBS03 ecotype Queensland, Australia chromosome 25, CAtr_DNAZoo_HiC_assembly, whole genome shotgun sequence genomic DNA includes:
- the STAT3 gene encoding signal transducer and activator of transcription 3 isoform X2, translating to MAQWNQLQQLDTRYLEQLHQLYSDSFPMELRQFLAPWIESQDWAYAANKESHATLVFHNLLGEIDQQYSRFLQESNVLYQHNLRRIKQFLQSRYLEKPMEIARIVARCLWEESRLLQTAATAAQQGGQATHPTAAVVTEKQQMLEQHLQDVRKRVQDLEQKMKVVENLQDDFDFNYKTLKSQGDMQDLNGNNQSVTRQKMQQLEQMLTALDQMRRGIVSELAGLLSAMEYVQKMLADEELADWKRRQQIACIGGPPNICLDRLENWITSLAESQLQTRQQIKKLEELQQKVSYKGDPIVQHRPMLEERIVELFRNLMKSAFVVERQPCMPMHPDRPLVIKTGVQFTTKVRLLVKFPELNYQLKIKVCIDKDSGDVAALRGSRKFNILGTNTKVMNMEESNNGSLSAEFKHLTLREQRCGNGGRANCDASLIVTEELHLITFETEVYHQGLKIDLETHSLPVVVISNICQMPNAWASILWYNMLTNNPKNVNFFTKPPIGTWDQVAEVLSWQFSSTTKRGLSIEQLTTLAEKLLGPGVNYSGCQITWAKFCKENMAGKGFSFWVWLDNIIDLVKKYILALWNEGYIMGFISKERERAILSTKPPGTFLLRFSESSKEGGITFTWVEKDISGKTQIQSVEPYTKQQLNSMSFAEIIMGYKIMDATNILVSPLVYLYPDIPKEEAFGKYCRSESQEHSEATDSGAAPYLKTKFICVTPTSFSNTIDLPMSPRTLDSLMQFGNSSEGAEANAGGQFESLTFDMELTPECASSPM from the exons ATGGCGCAGTGgaaccagctgcagcagctcgaCACGCGCTACCTGGAGCAGCTCCACCAGCTCTACAGCGACAGCTTCCCCATGGAGCTGCGGCAGTTCCTGGCCCCGTGGATTGAGAGCCAGGACTG GGCGTACGCCGCCAACAAGGAGTCGCACGCCACGCTGGTGTTCCACAACCTGCTGGGGGAGATCGACCAGCAGTACAGCCGCTTCCTGCAGGAGTCCAACGTCCTGTACCAGCACAACCTGCGGCGCATCAAGCAGTTCCTGCAG AGCAGGTATCTGGAGAAGCCGATGGAAATAGCTCGCATCGTGGCTCGCTGCCTCTGGGAAgagtcccggctcctgcagaCGGCTGCCACCGCAGCCCAG CAAGGAGGGCAGGCGACGCATCCGACAGCAGCCGTGgtgacagaaaagcagcagatgctggagcagcacctgcaggatGTGAGGAAGAGGGTGCAG GATCTGGAGCAGAAGATGAAAGTGGTGGAGAATCTCCAGGATGACTTTGATTTTAACTACAAGACTTTGAAAAGCCAAGGGG ACATGCAGGATCTGAACGGGAACAATCAGTCGGTGACGAGGCAGAAgatgcagcagctggagcagatgCTCACCGCGCTGGACCAGATGCGAAGG GGTATTGTAAGCGAGCTGGCTGGCCTGCTGTCAGCCATGGAGTACGTGCAGAAGATGCTGGCAGACGAGGAGCTGGCAGACTGGAAGAGACGGCAGCAAATTGCTTGCATCGGTGGCCCACCAAATATCTGCTTAGACCGGCTTGAGAACTG GATAACCTCTCTCGCCGAATCGCAGCTACAGACCCGGCAGCAGATCAAGAAGCTGGAAGAGCTGCAACAGAAAGTGTCCTACAAGGGCGACCCCATCGTCCAGCACCGGCCCATGCTGGAGGAGCGGATCGTGGAGCTCTTCAGGAACCTGATGAAAAG CGCCTTCGTGGTGGAGAGGCAGCCCTGCATGCCCATGCATCCCGACCGGCCCCTGGTCATCAAAACCGGCGTGCAGTTCACCACCAAAGTCAG GTTGTTGGTGAAGTTTCCGGAGCTGAATTACCAGCTGAAAATCAAAGTCTGCATCGACAA GGACTCTGGTGATGTCGCAGCACTGCGGGG gTCCCGGAAGTTTAACATCCTGGGGACAAACACCAAGGTCATGAACATGGAGGAGTCCAACAACGGCAGCCTCTCGGCGGAGTTCAAGCACCTG ACCCTGCGGGAGCAGCGGTGCGGGAACGGAGGCAGAGCCAACTGCGAT GCCTCGCTGATTGTGACCGAGGAGCTGCACCTCATCACCTTCGAGACGGAGGTGTATCACCAGGGGCTGAAGATCGACCTGGAG ACCCACTCGCTGCCCGTGGTGGTCATCTCGAACATCTGCCAGATGCCCAACGCCTGGGCGTCCATCCTGTGGTACAACATGCTGACCAACAACCCCAAG AACGTCAACTTCTTCACCAAGCCCCCCATCGGGACGTGGGACCAGGTGGCggaggtgctgagctggcagTTCTCCTCCACCACCAAGCGAGGCCTCAGCATCGAGCAGCTGACGACGCTGGCAGAAAAACTTCTCG GGCCAGGTGTGAATTACTCGGGCTGTCAGATCACCTGGGCCAAGTTCTGCAAG GAGAACATGGCTGGGAAAGGCTTCTCGTTTTGGGTCTGGCTGGACAACATCATTGACCTGGTGAAGAAATACATCCTGGCGCTGTGGAACGAAGG GTACATCATGGGCTTCATCAGCAAGGAGCGGGAGCGAGCCATCCTGAGCACCAAGCCTCCGGGCACCTTCCTGCTGCGCTTCAGCgagagcagcaaggagggcGGCATCACCTTCACCTGGGTGGAGAAGGACATCAGCG GGAAAACCCAGATCCAGTCCGTGGAGCCTTAcaccaagcagcagctgaacagcATGTCGTTCGCCGAGATCATCATGGGCTACAAGATCATGGACGCCACCAACATCCTGGTGTCCCCCCTGGTGTACCTGTACCCGGACATCCCCAAGGAGGAGGCGTTCGGGAAGTACTGCCGCTCCGAGAGCCAGGAGCACTCGGAAGCTACCGACTCAG gtgctgctcccTATCTAAAGACCAAGTTCATCTGTGTCACCCC cACCTCCTTCAGCAACACCATCGACCTGCCCATGTCCCCGCGCACCCTGGACTCGCTCATGCAGTTCGGCAACAGCAGCGAGGGAGCCGAGGCCAACGCGGGCGGCCAGTTCG AGTCGCTGACCTTCGACATGGAGCTGACCCCGGAGTGCGCTTCTTCACCGATGTGA
- the STAT3 gene encoding signal transducer and activator of transcription 3 isoform X1, producing MAQWNQLQQLDTRYLEQLHQLYSDSFPMELRQFLAPWIESQDWAYAANKESHATLVFHNLLGEIDQQYSRFLQESNVLYQHNLRRIKQFLQSRYLEKPMEIARIVARCLWEESRLLQTAATAAQQGGQATHPTAAVVTEKQQMLEQHLQDVRKRVQDLEQKMKVVENLQDDFDFNYKTLKSQGDMQDLNGNNQSVTRQKMQQLEQMLTALDQMRRGIVSELAGLLSAMEYVQKMLADEELADWKRRQQIACIGGPPNICLDRLENWITSLAESQLQTRQQIKKLEELQQKVSYKGDPIVQHRPMLEERIVELFRNLMKSAFVVERQPCMPMHPDRPLVIKTGVQFTTKVRLLVKFPELNYQLKIKVCIDKDSGDVAALRGSRKFNILGTNTKVMNMEESNNGSLSAEFKHLTLREQRCGNGGRANCDASLIVTEELHLITFETEVYHQGLKIDLETHSLPVVVISNICQMPNAWASILWYNMLTNNPKNVNFFTKPPIGTWDQVAEVLSWQFSSTTKRGLSIEQLTTLAEKLLGPGVNYSGCQITWAKFCKENMAGKGFSFWVWLDNIIDLVKKYILALWNEGYIMGFISKERERAILSTKPPGTFLLRFSESSKEGGITFTWVEKDISGKTQIQSVEPYTKQQLNSMSFAEIIMGYKIMDATNILVSPLVYLYPDIPKEEAFGKYCRSESQEHSEATDSGSAAPYLKTKFICVTPTSFSNTIDLPMSPRTLDSLMQFGNSSEGAEANAGGQFESLTFDMELTPECASSPM from the exons ATGGCGCAGTGgaaccagctgcagcagctcgaCACGCGCTACCTGGAGCAGCTCCACCAGCTCTACAGCGACAGCTTCCCCATGGAGCTGCGGCAGTTCCTGGCCCCGTGGATTGAGAGCCAGGACTG GGCGTACGCCGCCAACAAGGAGTCGCACGCCACGCTGGTGTTCCACAACCTGCTGGGGGAGATCGACCAGCAGTACAGCCGCTTCCTGCAGGAGTCCAACGTCCTGTACCAGCACAACCTGCGGCGCATCAAGCAGTTCCTGCAG AGCAGGTATCTGGAGAAGCCGATGGAAATAGCTCGCATCGTGGCTCGCTGCCTCTGGGAAgagtcccggctcctgcagaCGGCTGCCACCGCAGCCCAG CAAGGAGGGCAGGCGACGCATCCGACAGCAGCCGTGgtgacagaaaagcagcagatgctggagcagcacctgcaggatGTGAGGAAGAGGGTGCAG GATCTGGAGCAGAAGATGAAAGTGGTGGAGAATCTCCAGGATGACTTTGATTTTAACTACAAGACTTTGAAAAGCCAAGGGG ACATGCAGGATCTGAACGGGAACAATCAGTCGGTGACGAGGCAGAAgatgcagcagctggagcagatgCTCACCGCGCTGGACCAGATGCGAAGG GGTATTGTAAGCGAGCTGGCTGGCCTGCTGTCAGCCATGGAGTACGTGCAGAAGATGCTGGCAGACGAGGAGCTGGCAGACTGGAAGAGACGGCAGCAAATTGCTTGCATCGGTGGCCCACCAAATATCTGCTTAGACCGGCTTGAGAACTG GATAACCTCTCTCGCCGAATCGCAGCTACAGACCCGGCAGCAGATCAAGAAGCTGGAAGAGCTGCAACAGAAAGTGTCCTACAAGGGCGACCCCATCGTCCAGCACCGGCCCATGCTGGAGGAGCGGATCGTGGAGCTCTTCAGGAACCTGATGAAAAG CGCCTTCGTGGTGGAGAGGCAGCCCTGCATGCCCATGCATCCCGACCGGCCCCTGGTCATCAAAACCGGCGTGCAGTTCACCACCAAAGTCAG GTTGTTGGTGAAGTTTCCGGAGCTGAATTACCAGCTGAAAATCAAAGTCTGCATCGACAA GGACTCTGGTGATGTCGCAGCACTGCGGGG gTCCCGGAAGTTTAACATCCTGGGGACAAACACCAAGGTCATGAACATGGAGGAGTCCAACAACGGCAGCCTCTCGGCGGAGTTCAAGCACCTG ACCCTGCGGGAGCAGCGGTGCGGGAACGGAGGCAGAGCCAACTGCGAT GCCTCGCTGATTGTGACCGAGGAGCTGCACCTCATCACCTTCGAGACGGAGGTGTATCACCAGGGGCTGAAGATCGACCTGGAG ACCCACTCGCTGCCCGTGGTGGTCATCTCGAACATCTGCCAGATGCCCAACGCCTGGGCGTCCATCCTGTGGTACAACATGCTGACCAACAACCCCAAG AACGTCAACTTCTTCACCAAGCCCCCCATCGGGACGTGGGACCAGGTGGCggaggtgctgagctggcagTTCTCCTCCACCACCAAGCGAGGCCTCAGCATCGAGCAGCTGACGACGCTGGCAGAAAAACTTCTCG GGCCAGGTGTGAATTACTCGGGCTGTCAGATCACCTGGGCCAAGTTCTGCAAG GAGAACATGGCTGGGAAAGGCTTCTCGTTTTGGGTCTGGCTGGACAACATCATTGACCTGGTGAAGAAATACATCCTGGCGCTGTGGAACGAAGG GTACATCATGGGCTTCATCAGCAAGGAGCGGGAGCGAGCCATCCTGAGCACCAAGCCTCCGGGCACCTTCCTGCTGCGCTTCAGCgagagcagcaaggagggcGGCATCACCTTCACCTGGGTGGAGAAGGACATCAGCG GGAAAACCCAGATCCAGTCCGTGGAGCCTTAcaccaagcagcagctgaacagcATGTCGTTCGCCGAGATCATCATGGGCTACAAGATCATGGACGCCACCAACATCCTGGTGTCCCCCCTGGTGTACCTGTACCCGGACATCCCCAAGGAGGAGGCGTTCGGGAAGTACTGCCGCTCCGAGAGCCAGGAGCACTCGGAAGCTACCGACTCAGGTA gtgctgctcccTATCTAAAGACCAAGTTCATCTGTGTCACCCC cACCTCCTTCAGCAACACCATCGACCTGCCCATGTCCCCGCGCACCCTGGACTCGCTCATGCAGTTCGGCAACAGCAGCGAGGGAGCCGAGGCCAACGCGGGCGGCCAGTTCG AGTCGCTGACCTTCGACATGGAGCTGACCCCGGAGTGCGCTTCTTCACCGATGTGA